One Algoriphagus sp. Y33 genomic window, ATTATCTTTGACATCTACCACAGCCAGCTCCAGATCTTCCACGTTTTTGATATAGCCCAAGCCCCTTACGAGGTATTCAGCTTGGTTGATCTCCACGGTCTTGGCACCCACATCACGATTACTCTGTTTGACGGCCAGCATCACTTTGTCCAAAGGGATGTTGTAGGCTTTTAAGGCATCCGGATTCACATCAACTTGATATTCCTGCACAAAACCACCTATGGAAGCCACCTCGGAAACTCCTTCTACGGCATTGAGCCCATATTTCACAAAAAAATCCTGAACAGATCGAATCTCATGCAAATCCCAGCCCCCCGTTGGATTTCCTTCGGCATCTCTTCCTTCCAATGTGTACCAGTATACTTGGCCTAATGCAGTGGCATCAGGTCCCAGTGCGGGTTGTACTGCTTCCGGAAGCAATCCTGAGGGTAATGAATTGAGTTTTTCAAGGATTCTAGACCTAGACCAGTAAAATTCAGTGTCTTCATCGAAAATAATATAGATACTGGAAAAGCCGAAAATAGAGGAGCTACGAATTGATTTCACTCCGGGGAGCCCAAGCAAATAGGTAGTTAGGGGATATGAAATTTGATCTTCAATATCTTGTGGGGATCGGCCTGGCCATTTCGTGAAGACTATCTGTTGGTTCTCACCAATATCGGGAATAGCATCCACGGGAACTGGATCAGAAGGCAGGGCGCCGACTTTCCATCCAAAAGGAGCTGTTGCAATTCCTCCGGCAATCAAAACGATCAGCAGAAGAAAAGTAACAAGTTTATTTTCTAGAAAATACTTGATAATCGAGTTAAGCATGATTTCATCCTGGTATAAGGAAATAAAATAGAATGAGCTATGGATTTATTCCATTAGCTAAAAAGAGGTCATATGACCTATTACCAGGAAGAATTAAATCAAGAAGGATTGAAACAGAACACTAAAGTCCTTTTCAATCGTGGGGGGGATTAGGTAGGGTTGTGGTTGCCTGTCATCGGAAGTTACGGCAATTTTGAAGATAAACGATTGCGTAAATGCCGCTATAAAAACTAGTTGGGCAGCATCGGTATTTACGACTTTGAGATTTTGATCCTTATCGTTTTGAATCAGCTCGTATTGATTCTGACAGCAGTCAATTGGATCCAAGCTTTGTTTTGAGTCGGAAGATTCCTCTTTGTGTGGGTTGCCCATCCCACAATCCAAGTGCTTAATTGCAATTCCAAATTCCGCCATCATTTCTGAACCCATACATAGATGGGTGCTCTTGGCCATTCCGATGTTTGAGAACATCAGCAGAAGTGCCAGGGCTATGGAAATTTGCTTTTTCAACAGGTTAAAATTACGGATTAATGTTCAGTGGGTTTGATTTTTTCAACTAGTTAATGAATCTGATAAGACAGGATCGTTTGTAATTTATTGATAATTAATTAGCTATCAAATATATAGTGAGTTCAATTACCTGAATCTGTCTCAAAGTACAAATGATAATGCTTGCTACAACCGGGGTTGAAAGCGGCGGTGCATTTTGGACAGGTGTTTCCGCTTTCCTGATATTCCGAGATTGTCAGTTCTGTACCGCATATTCCGCAGAGAATCGCTTGGGTGTTAAACTCTGCTTTAGGCCAAACTTCCGGCTTGTGGTCAGCTTCTTCTTCATGACATGAAAAGCAGGGATAGTACTTCCCGCAGCACTTGAATTTGATGGCAATGATATCCAGATCCGAATGCCAGTGCTGACATCGGGTCTGGTTATCGACTGTTTTACCATAGATATTTATTCCTTTTATTTCTGATCTTACAATTGGAAGCAAAGTAGTTTGTTGGGCTAGCATCTGGCTGGAAATAAGTATCAGAAGGGAAAGTAATAAGTTTTTCATTTGCGCTTTTTGAGACTGTTTTATCATTTTGGAACCTGAAGGTAATTAACCTTTGGGGTTTCTAAAACCCCGAAGGTTTCACGGACTATTAGAATGTTATCGCATATTTCATATGATTATAATTGTTTTTCAAT contains:
- a CDS encoding CHY zinc finger protein, whose translation is MKNLLLSLLILISSQMLAQQTTLLPIVRSEIKGINIYGKTVDNQTRCQHWHSDLDIIAIKFKCCGKYYPCFSCHEEEADHKPEVWPKAEFNTQAILCGICGTELTISEYQESGNTCPKCTAAFNPGCSKHYHLYFETDSGN